The following coding sequences lie in one Thermosulfuriphilus ammonigenes genomic window:
- the icd gene encoding isocitrate dehydrogenase (NADP(+)), whose protein sequence is MPAEKIRIGDNGQLSVPDEPIIPYIEGDGIGPDITRASLLVWDAAVEAAYGGRRRVHWKEILAGEKAYKETGSYLPEETIEAIKDHVVAIKGPLTTPVGGGIRSLNVTIRQVLDLYACVRPIRYITGVPSPVRHPEKVDMVVFRENTEDVYAGIEWEAGSPEAKKLISFLEAEMGKKVRPDSGIGIKPISRFATRRLVRKAIQYALERGKPSVTLVHKGNIMKFTEGAFAKWGYELARDEFAEQTIAESELTGPAPEGKVVIKDRIADAMFQWALLRPEDYSVLAMPNLNGDYMSDALAAQVGGLGMAPGANIGDGYAVFEATHGSAPKYAGLDKVNPSSLILSGAMMFEYLGWVEVSEIILRALEKTVAQKVVTYDLARQIDGAREVKCSEFAKAIVENMAS, encoded by the coding sequence ATGCCCGCGGAAAAGATCAGAATCGGCGACAATGGTCAGCTTTCTGTTCCCGATGAGCCCATCATCCCCTACATTGAAGGCGACGGCATTGGTCCGGACATCACCCGGGCCTCTCTTCTCGTTTGGGATGCGGCGGTGGAGGCTGCCTATGGTGGTCGGCGTCGTGTCCACTGGAAGGAAATCTTAGCCGGAGAGAAGGCCTATAAAGAAACCGGCTCCTATCTGCCGGAGGAAACCATTGAGGCTATCAAGGATCACGTAGTGGCCATAAAAGGGCCCCTGACCACCCCTGTAGGCGGAGGGATAAGGAGCCTTAATGTTACCATTCGTCAGGTGCTTGATCTTTATGCCTGCGTGCGGCCCATAAGATACATAACCGGCGTTCCCAGCCCGGTAAGGCACCCCGAGAAGGTTGACATGGTGGTCTTTCGGGAGAATACCGAGGATGTCTATGCGGGGATCGAGTGGGAAGCTGGCAGTCCGGAGGCCAAGAAGCTCATCTCCTTTCTGGAAGCGGAGATGGGTAAAAAAGTCCGTCCAGACTCTGGAATCGGCATCAAACCCATCAGCCGTTTTGCCACCCGGCGCTTGGTGCGCAAGGCCATTCAGTACGCCCTGGAGCGAGGCAAGCCCTCGGTGACCTTGGTTCACAAAGGAAACATCATGAAGTTTACCGAGGGGGCCTTTGCTAAATGGGGCTATGAGCTGGCCAGGGATGAGTTTGCCGAGCAGACCATTGCCGAATCAGAACTTACCGGTCCGGCCCCTGAGGGCAAGGTGGTCATCAAAGACCGGATTGCCGATGCCATGTTCCAGTGGGCCCTTTTGCGGCCTGAGGACTATAGCGTTCTGGCCATGCCCAATCTTAATGGAGACTACATGTCTGATGCCCTGGCGGCCCAGGTAGGGGGGCTGGGAATGGCGCCGGGGGCCAATATCGGTGATGGATACGCCGTTTTTGAGGCTACCCACGGTTCGGCCCCCAAATATGCCGGTCTGGACAAGGTCAATCCCAGCTCTCTTATACTCTCTGGAGCCATGATGTTTGAGTATCTTGGCTGGGTAGAAGTCTCAGAGATCATCCTTCGGGCCCTGGAGAAGACTGTGGCCCAGAAGGTGGTCACCTATGATCTGGCCCGTCAGATAGATGGGGCCAGAGAGGTAAAGTGCTCCGAGTTTGCTAAAGCCATTGTGGAAAACATGGCTTCTTAG
- the yajC gene encoding preprotein translocase subunit YajC, which translates to MIGIAWAMGGGGGAPPQGGGNPIIAFIPLILIFVVFYFLLIRPQQKRAKEHQRFLDNLKKGDTVFTAGGLIGTVAGITDQVVTLEVATGVKVKVMKAYIAGPVVAEKK; encoded by the coding sequence ATGATTGGAATCGCTTGGGCCATGGGAGGAGGCGGCGGGGCGCCTCCACAGGGAGGGGGGAACCCCATTATTGCCTTCATCCCCCTTATTCTTATCTTTGTGGTCTTTTACTTTCTGCTCATCAGGCCTCAACAGAAGCGGGCCAAGGAGCACCAGCGTTTTTTAGACAACTTAAAGAAGGGTGATACGGTCTTTACCGCCGGCGGTCTGATAGGCACCGTGGCTGGAATTACTGATCAGGTGGTCACCCTGGAAGTGGCCACCGGGGTAAAGGTCAAGGTTATGAAGGCCTATATTGCCGGGCCAGTGGTGGCCGAAAAGAAGTAA
- the tgt gene encoding tRNA guanosine(34) transglycosylase Tgt — MGCFSVVKREKNSLARLGRLKTRRGEIETPVFMPVGTQASIKSLTPDEVWDLGARIILANTYHLFLRPGHDLIARLGGLHRFMNWSGAILTDSGGFQVYSLAKFRRIEEEGVWFKSHLDGSQHFLSPEQAMAVQASLNSDIHMVLDTCIPYPLGREETKYLTDLTTRWAVRSRKAASRESLVFGIVQGGMYEDLRRKSAREIVSLGFDGYAVGGLSVGEPRQLMLAMLEVSVAELPGDKPVYLMGVGTPEDIIEAVMRGVDMFDCVLPTRNARRGTLFTSEGKIAIKRAHFRDDPRPLDENCSCYTCRNFSRAYLRHLFMARELLAYRLNTIHNLHFYLELMRQIRQAIKEDRLGELRDRFISKGKEETT, encoded by the coding sequence ATGGGCTGTTTTTCTGTTGTTAAGCGTGAAAAGAATAGTCTGGCTCGACTGGGAAGGCTAAAGACCAGGCGCGGGGAGATAGAGACCCCGGTTTTTATGCCGGTGGGCACCCAGGCCAGCATCAAAAGCCTTACCCCTGATGAGGTCTGGGATCTGGGGGCAAGAATCATCCTGGCCAACACCTACCATCTTTTTCTTCGCCCCGGTCACGATTTGATAGCCCGTCTTGGTGGGCTCCATCGTTTTATGAACTGGTCCGGGGCTATTCTTACTGATTCTGGAGGGTTTCAGGTCTATAGTTTGGCCAAATTTCGCCGCATTGAGGAGGAAGGGGTCTGGTTTAAAAGCCATCTTGACGGAAGCCAGCATTTTCTTTCTCCAGAGCAGGCCATGGCTGTGCAGGCCTCCCTTAACTCTGATATCCACATGGTCCTTGATACCTGTATTCCCTATCCTCTGGGGCGCGAGGAGACCAAATACTTGACAGACCTTACTACCCGGTGGGCCGTTCGTTCCCGTAAGGCAGCCTCAAGGGAGAGCCTGGTCTTTGGCATTGTTCAGGGGGGAATGTACGAGGATCTGAGACGTAAGAGCGCCAGAGAGATTGTTTCCCTCGGCTTTGATGGATACGCGGTGGGGGGCCTTAGTGTGGGTGAACCCCGGCAGCTCATGCTGGCCATGCTTGAGGTCTCGGTAGCCGAACTTCCCGGGGACAAACCCGTCTATCTTATGGGGGTGGGCACCCCTGAAGACATCATTGAGGCCGTTATGCGAGGGGTGGACATGTTCGATTGTGTTCTGCCCACGCGGAATGCCCGGCGAGGGACTCTCTTTACTTCAGAGGGCAAGATTGCTATAAAGCGGGCACATTTTCGCGATGATCCGCGGCCCCTTGATGAAAACTGTAGTTGTTATACCTGTCGAAACTTCTCGCGAGCCTATCTGCGGCATCTCTTTATGGCCCGGGAGCTTTTGGCCTATCGACTCAACACCATTCACAACCTTCACTTCTATCTGGAGTTGATGCGCCAAATCCGTCAGGCCATAAAGGAGGATCGTCTGGGGGAGCTGCGGGATAGATTCATCTCCAAAGGAAAGGAGGAAACAACATGA
- a CDS encoding TPM domain-containing protein has protein sequence MGRPKIAAIWLLLFLFGLTGAKAASIPALKGYVNDYAGMISPEVEVRLEALLKDLEKTDSTQFVILTVPDLGGLPIEDYALKVAETYGLGQKGRDNGVLLLVARKERRIRIEVGYGLEGVLTDVMAGRIIDQIIRPRFRAGDFDGGFMAGAQAIVKIVRGEFKGLPPPKTTGSGLPLASVVIFGAFIILAAASLSRLLGALAGALALPALAALALPWSPALLALAPVGLVMAFFLPALFSISGGGKRAPTSSPRSGSAQAEDYFPHHHREVIFWIGPERFGGPSSGWPGDFGGFSGGGGGFGGGGASGDW, from the coding sequence ATGGGCCGACCAAAGATCGCTGCAATCTGGCTGCTTTTATTTCTCTTTGGCCTAACGGGAGCCAAAGCGGCCTCTATTCCCGCCCTTAAAGGCTACGTTAATGACTACGCCGGAATGATCAGTCCTGAGGTAGAAGTCCGGCTTGAGGCCCTGCTTAAAGACCTGGAGAAAACCGACTCCACGCAGTTCGTTATCCTTACCGTTCCTGACTTAGGGGGTCTTCCCATTGAAGACTATGCCCTGAAGGTGGCCGAGACCTACGGCCTTGGCCAGAAAGGCCGAGACAATGGAGTCCTCCTTCTGGTTGCCCGCAAGGAGAGGCGAATTCGGATAGAGGTAGGATATGGCCTTGAGGGCGTGCTGACCGATGTCATGGCCGGCCGCATCATCGACCAGATCATCAGACCACGCTTCCGGGCCGGCGACTTTGACGGCGGCTTTATGGCCGGGGCGCAGGCCATAGTGAAGATAGTCCGGGGGGAATTCAAGGGGCTACCTCCCCCAAAGACCACAGGTTCCGGCCTTCCACTGGCCTCCGTGGTGATCTTCGGAGCTTTTATTATCCTGGCCGCGGCCAGTTTGAGCCGGCTTCTCGGGGCCCTGGCCGGGGCCCTGGCCCTGCCGGCTCTAGCTGCCCTGGCCCTACCCTGGTCTCCGGCCCTGTTGGCCCTGGCCCCCGTGGGCCTGGTCATGGCCTTCTTCCTTCCGGCCCTGTTTTCCATAAGTGGAGGGGGAAAAAGGGCCCCAACCTCTTCTCCCCGGTCTGGCTCTGCCCAGGCTGAAGATTACTTCCCCCATCATCACCGGGAGGTGATCTTCTGGATCGGTCCGGAGCGTTTTGGAGGCCCTTCTTCTGGCTGGCCTGGAGACTTTGGAGGCTTCTCCGGCGGAGGTGGCGGTTTCGGAGGGGGCGGGGCCTCGGGAGACTGGTAG
- a CDS encoding DUF4340 domain-containing protein: protein MGRRSLFFLGLIFLALLVGYILQQRSLRPASVGEVFRPLLKGLSSSVIDEIVLRQGQNQVVLRKESGRWWLISPLKAPAQPEKVDHLLKAVVTLRGEERVRGREFWANFSLKEDQALHLILRSGGKDLAHILVGRRGPQWSSSFVRLAGEEIVYLVPEDVLGMLEIWSQEPEIPAARVFVDLKVLSPRPETLERLVFAWPEKKVSWSLEKTKDGFVLRQGGQTRALTKEEVEGLIRKAFPLYASDLLDKATAKGCHLTGLLEIQDDRGQETLKFGRLNKKGDLCLEKRGVVYLLAPSALKGLLKP, encoded by the coding sequence ATGGGACGTCGTAGTCTATTTTTCCTTGGTCTGATATTTCTGGCCCTTCTTGTTGGCTACATTCTTCAGCAAAGGTCCTTACGTCCGGCAAGTGTGGGAGAGGTCTTTAGACCTTTGCTCAAAGGTCTTTCGTCCTCAGTCATAGATGAGATAGTCCTCAGGCAGGGGCAAAATCAGGTGGTTTTAAGAAAGGAATCCGGACGCTGGTGGCTGATCTCCCCCCTTAAGGCCCCGGCCCAGCCGGAGAAGGTAGATCACCTTCTGAAGGCCGTGGTCACCTTAAGGGGAGAGGAGAGGGTCCGGGGAAGGGAGTTTTGGGCCAACTTCTCCCTCAAGGAAGACCAGGCCCTTCACCTTATTCTTCGCTCTGGGGGCAAGGACTTGGCCCATATTCTGGTGGGACGGCGCGGTCCTCAGTGGTCCAGTAGCTTTGTCCGTCTGGCCGGAGAGGAGATCGTCTATCTTGTTCCGGAAGACGTTTTGGGGATGCTGGAGATCTGGAGTCAGGAACCAGAGATCCCGGCAGCCAGGGTCTTTGTGGACCTTAAAGTGCTGTCTCCAAGGCCTGAGACCTTAGAGCGACTGGTCTTTGCCTGGCCGGAGAAGAAGGTCTCCTGGAGCCTTGAGAAAACCAAAGACGGATTTGTCCTCCGGCAGGGTGGCCAGACCAGAGCCCTGACCAAAGAGGAGGTAGAGGGTCTTATCCGGAAGGCCTTTCCTCTTTATGCCAGCGATCTCCTAGACAAGGCGACAGCCAAGGGGTGTCACCTTACCGGTTTGCTGGAGATACAGGATGATCGAGGCCAGGAGACCTTAAAGTTTGGCCGCCTCAATAAAAAAGGAGACCTCTGCCTGGAGAAAAGAGGGGTGGTCTATCTCCTGGCCCCCTCGGCCCTCAAGGGGCTTCTTAAACCCTGA
- a CDS encoding Gldg family protein has product MGQVKTIALRELRAYFNAPIAYVFAVVFILVTTGLYMMTFFTARVCDMRAFFSLLPLVLVVFIPALTMRLWAEEKRTGTIALLMTLPATSMELILGKFLASLVFCFLVLAGTLTVPFMLFILGAPDPGPIVGGYLGAMFLAAMLLAMGLAISAFFADQIVAFILTLLLGLSFYLLGLDAVATFIDGWISGLGTFLQKTLGLGSHFNDFAKGVFSLSGAFFFVSQVFFWLLINRLTAESLFRLRAERTFPLAAALMFGILLLANAIVFDLRLPRLDLTQSKLYTVSPATRKILDRLQVPIHITYYVSPKEKLPTTMKNLPRDVGDVLAELAALSPRVTYAIVNPESIPDLASKLIRKGVRPFAVESIEQDQVSLSKVYSSIVISYLDKREEIIDQVVPASLTTLEYDLVSRIFRLTMERPPLIAFYTPPAGDKTLPGPGDRFQLLREILEAQGYVIKTTYLRRESPIPKEADLLFVLDPSGLSERGLYEIERFLRSGHPVIVAAQGLSYAYLPDTSGITVSASPRDLSINRLLETYGLKVSQKMFCDQETIPFSLPVRRHMGLFWAIVRVPVDLPIQIQILPEQMNQDLPVTAGLSGLLYLWGSALKLDEKTISQLGLKESLLFRSSSRAWEQEVRLGPMEAEDFRPPEHLRSYPLAVLLEGNFPAHFKEPPPWPDDQEGKGPEKKPGQRGAKKGQDLKEEGRVPSAETRASRLVVIGSSEMFSDPALEALANAPFALNLVESLTLGGELIHIRAKTQVERFIGEVSPAERLIWRLLVVFGGPAVFALVGIYRALARRRRRELYLAELKREAGHGTS; this is encoded by the coding sequence ATGGGGCAGGTTAAAACTATAGCCTTGCGAGAGCTTAGGGCCTATTTCAATGCCCCGATTGCCTATGTCTTTGCCGTGGTTTTTATCCTGGTGACCACGGGCCTGTATATGATGACTTTTTTCACGGCCCGGGTCTGCGACATGCGGGCCTTCTTCAGCCTCTTGCCCCTTGTTCTGGTGGTCTTTATCCCCGCCCTGACCATGAGGCTGTGGGCAGAGGAAAAACGCACCGGCACTATCGCCCTTCTGATGACCTTGCCGGCCACCTCCATGGAGCTGATCCTGGGTAAGTTTCTGGCCAGTCTGGTGTTCTGCTTTCTTGTTCTGGCCGGGACACTAACGGTGCCCTTTATGCTTTTTATCCTGGGGGCTCCAGACCCCGGCCCCATTGTCGGGGGCTATCTGGGGGCCATGTTCCTGGCGGCCATGCTTCTGGCCATGGGGCTGGCCATCTCGGCCTTCTTTGCCGATCAGATTGTGGCCTTTATCCTCACCCTCCTTCTGGGGCTGTCATTTTATCTCCTGGGCCTGGATGCAGTGGCCACCTTTATTGACGGCTGGATCTCTGGTCTGGGGACGTTTCTCCAAAAAACCCTAGGGCTCGGGAGCCATTTTAATGATTTTGCCAAGGGGGTGTTCAGTCTTTCCGGGGCCTTTTTCTTTGTTTCTCAGGTCTTTTTCTGGCTCCTTATCAACAGGCTGACGGCAGAATCCCTTTTCCGCCTCAGGGCCGAACGAACCTTTCCCCTGGCGGCGGCTCTGATGTTCGGTATCCTGCTTCTGGCCAACGCCATTGTCTTTGACCTGCGCCTGCCCCGCCTGGATCTTACCCAGAGCAAGCTCTATACGGTGAGCCCGGCGACCAGAAAGATTCTCGACCGCCTCCAGGTCCCGATTCACATTACCTATTATGTCTCCCCGAAAGAGAAGCTTCCGACCACCATGAAGAATCTGCCCCGGGACGTAGGCGATGTGTTGGCCGAACTGGCGGCTCTCTCTCCCCGGGTTACCTATGCCATTGTCAACCCTGAAAGTATCCCTGATCTGGCCTCAAAGCTCATCCGAAAAGGGGTTCGTCCCTTTGCCGTAGAGAGTATAGAGCAGGATCAGGTGAGCCTGAGTAAGGTCTACTCCAGTATTGTCATTTCCTATCTTGATAAGCGAGAAGAGATTATTGATCAGGTAGTTCCGGCGAGCCTCACAACCCTGGAGTATGACCTTGTCTCCCGCATTTTTCGTCTGACTATGGAGCGTCCACCGCTGATTGCCTTTTATACGCCGCCGGCCGGAGACAAGACCCTGCCTGGCCCCGGGGATCGCTTTCAGCTTCTGAGGGAGATTCTTGAGGCCCAGGGCTACGTGATTAAAACCACTTATCTTCGTCGCGAATCCCCTATCCCCAAGGAGGCTGATCTTCTCTTCGTCCTAGATCCTTCTGGCCTCAGTGAGCGAGGCCTTTACGAGATAGAGCGTTTTTTGCGCTCCGGCCATCCGGTAATTGTGGCGGCCCAGGGGCTATCCTACGCCTATCTTCCCGATACTTCGGGAATCACGGTCAGCGCCAGCCCCAGAGATCTTTCCATCAATCGTCTCCTGGAAACCTATGGCCTTAAGGTAAGCCAGAAGATGTTTTGCGATCAGGAGACTATCCCCTTCTCCTTACCGGTGAGGAGGCACATGGGGCTCTTCTGGGCCATTGTCCGGGTCCCGGTGGATCTTCCCATTCAGATCCAGATTCTGCCGGAACAGATGAACCAGGATCTTCCGGTAACCGCCGGGCTGTCGGGCCTTTTGTATCTTTGGGGCAGTGCTCTCAAACTGGATGAGAAGACCATCTCCCAACTGGGCCTCAAAGAGAGTCTTCTTTTTCGTTCCTCTTCTAGGGCCTGGGAGCAAGAGGTTCGTCTTGGCCCTATGGAGGCAGAAGACTTTAGACCCCCGGAGCACCTTCGCTCCTACCCTCTGGCCGTTTTGCTTGAGGGAAACTTTCCGGCCCACTTCAAAGAGCCTCCACCTTGGCCCGACGACCAGGAGGGCAAAGGGCCGGAGAAGAAGCCTGGCCAGAGAGGGGCTAAAAAAGGTCAGGATCTGAAAGAAGAGGGGAGGGTGCCCTCTGCTGAGACCAGGGCCAGCCGGCTGGTGGTTATCGGCTCTTCAGAGATGTTTTCTGACCCGGCCCTTGAGGCCTTGGCCAATGCCCCTTTTGCCCTTAACCTGGTAGAGTCTCTCACTCTGGGGGGAGAGCTTATTCATATCCGGGCCAAGACCCAGGTGGAGCGTTTTATCGGCGAGGTCTCGCCGGCAGAAAGGCTTATCTGGCGTCTTTTGGTGGTTTTTGGCGGCCCGGCGGTATTTGCCCTGGTAGGAATCTACCGTGCTTTGGCCCGGCGGCGTCGTCGCGAACTATATCTGGCCGAATTAAAGAGGGAAGCCGGTCATGGGACGTCGTAG
- a CDS encoding ABC transporter ATP-binding protein codes for MIEAVSLTRLYGAHAAVEGVTFSVGQGEVLGLLGPNGAGKTTILKILSTQIVPTSGQARVMGADVLKEPDRVRALIGYLPEVLPLYDQMEVEEYLSFVAEARGLRGAQAKKRMDFVREALSLEYVWHHPIAYLSKGYRQRVGLAQAIVHDPPVLILDEPTTGLDPLQVLEIRDLIRQMAREKAVIFSSHILSEVEAVSDRIAILNQGHLVAQGSLRQLARAAGWRRIFRLRAKERLREALEALPGLEPVSETQDQKGLWTYRALADDKIRIEEVLETLKDRGLNLLEFCEEHPGLEEIFIALVRESHGAG; via the coding sequence ATGATAGAGGCTGTCTCCCTTACCCGTCTCTACGGAGCCCATGCGGCCGTGGAGGGAGTAACTTTTTCCGTTGGTCAGGGAGAGGTCTTGGGGCTTCTGGGGCCCAATGGGGCCGGCAAGACCACCATTTTGAAGATTCTCTCCACCCAGATCGTCCCTACCAGTGGCCAGGCTCGGGTAATGGGGGCCGATGTCTTAAAAGAACCAGACAGGGTCCGGGCCCTTATCGGTTACCTCCCGGAGGTTCTCCCCCTTTATGATCAGATGGAAGTTGAGGAATATCTCTCCTTTGTGGCCGAGGCCCGGGGCCTAAGGGGGGCCCAGGCGAAAAAGAGAATGGATTTTGTCCGGGAGGCCCTTTCCCTTGAATATGTCTGGCATCATCCTATTGCTTATCTCTCCAAGGGATATCGTCAGCGGGTTGGGCTGGCCCAGGCCATTGTTCACGACCCACCGGTGCTTATCCTAGATGAGCCTACTACGGGGCTTGATCCCCTCCAGGTCCTGGAGATCCGGGATCTTATCCGTCAGATGGCCAGGGAGAAGGCTGTCATTTTCTCCAGCCACATCCTCAGCGAGGTGGAGGCTGTCTCTGATCGCATCGCCATTCTCAACCAGGGACATCTGGTGGCCCAGGGATCTCTCCGGCAACTGGCCCGGGCCGCCGGTTGGCGGCGGATCTTCCGTCTGCGGGCCAAGGAGCGTCTCCGGGAGGCCCTGGAAGCCCTCCCCGGCCTTGAACCTGTGAGCGAAACTCAGGATCAAAAGGGGCTGTGGACCTACCGGGCCCTGGCGGATGACAAGATCCGGATCGAGGAGGTTTTAGAGACCCTCAAAGACCGGGGCCTTAATCTCCTTGAGTTTTGTGAGGAGCATCCGGGCCTTGAGGAGATCTTCATCGCCTTGGTGAGGGAGAGCCATGGGGCAGGTTAA
- the dtd gene encoding D-aminoacyl-tRNA deacylase produces MRAVVQRVLEASVEVGGQKIAGIGQGLLVLLGAGRQDEEADVVYLANKVAGLRIFEDDSQRMNRSVLDIGGQVLVVPNFTLYGDCRRGRRPSFEAAAPPEKARALFELFVNQLIKAGVSTRAGRFRAEMKVFLVNDGPVTILLDSRKTF; encoded by the coding sequence GTGAGGGCGGTAGTTCAGCGGGTCCTTGAGGCCTCAGTGGAGGTTGGAGGGCAGAAAATCGCCGGTATCGGTCAGGGGCTTCTGGTTCTCCTTGGCGCCGGCCGTCAGGATGAGGAGGCCGATGTGGTCTATCTGGCCAACAAAGTGGCTGGCCTGCGAATCTTTGAAGATGACTCCCAACGGATGAACCGATCGGTCCTTGACATTGGCGGCCAGGTTCTGGTTGTCCCCAATTTTACCCTTTACGGCGATTGCCGCCGGGGGCGGCGGCCTTCCTTTGAGGCCGCTGCCCCTCCAGAGAAGGCCAGGGCCCTCTTTGAGCTCTTTGTTAACCAGTTGATCAAGGCCGGAGTCTCCACCCGGGCGGGCCGCTTTCGGGCGGAGATGAAGGTCTTTCTGGTCAACGATGGGCCGGTCACCATCCTTCTTGATTCTCGCAAAACCTTCTAG
- a CDS encoding metal-dependent hydrolase: MATKITFLGHATFKIQTATGLKILIDPWVNNPQAPDEKDLGPYDFILVTHAHGDHLGDVLEVAKRGGEVVAIHEIQQYLLAKGLGNVTGMNIGGTYHTQGLRFTMVPALHSSSIQEGDKIIYGGEACGFVIRTEDGLSVYHAGDTAVFGDMRLIGELYHPDVALLPIGDHYVMGPKEAAYATGLINPAKVVPMHYGTFPALTGTVDDFRDFLERMAPGVEMVALAPGESLTVGK, from the coding sequence ATGGCCACGAAGATAACCTTTCTGGGACACGCTACCTTTAAAATTCAGACCGCCACCGGGCTCAAAATTCTCATTGATCCCTGGGTAAATAATCCCCAGGCCCCTGATGAAAAGGATCTTGGTCCTTACGATTTTATTCTTGTTACCCACGCTCATGGAGATCACCTGGGAGACGTGCTGGAGGTAGCCAAGAGGGGTGGAGAGGTGGTGGCTATCCACGAAATTCAGCAGTATCTCCTGGCCAAAGGGCTCGGCAATGTCACCGGTATGAATATTGGCGGAACTTATCATACCCAGGGTCTTCGGTTTACCATGGTGCCGGCCCTTCACAGTTCTTCTATCCAGGAAGGGGATAAGATTATTTACGGAGGAGAGGCCTGTGGTTTTGTCATTCGTACCGAAGATGGTCTCTCTGTCTATCATGCTGGGGATACGGCTGTCTTTGGTGATATGCGCCTTATCGGCGAGCTCTATCATCCAGACGTAGCCCTTCTTCCCATCGGAGATCATTACGTTATGGGGCCCAAGGAGGCTGCCTATGCCACCGGCCTTATAAATCCAGCCAAAGTGGTGCCCATGCATTACGGGACTTTTCCGGCCCTCACCGGTACCGTGGATGATTTCAGGGATTTTCTGGAGCGGATGGCCCCTGGGGTAGAAATGGTAGCTCTGGCTCCCGGAGAAAGCCTCACCGTGGGGAAGTAA
- a CDS encoding DUF2628 domain-containing protein — translation MLGVTYVAGEKASSEPIDENLFRAYIGPRADYYLAQFRKFFLVPGGQFTFTWNWAAFAFGFWWFLYRKMYLWALVAFLLSNILGSIFFFHGPLGVLFIHLGYGVLGNYLYFRHVRSKVAEAAMNIPEREKLIAYLARTGGTNNWVVWLGLILTGLLLLGLILTALGVVKIFLPWLMGPSHHYRGPWI, via the coding sequence ATGCTGGGAGTCACCTATGTAGCCGGGGAGAAGGCCTCTTCTGAACCCATAGACGAGAATCTCTTCCGGGCCTACATAGGACCACGAGCCGACTACTATCTGGCCCAGTTCAGAAAGTTTTTTCTGGTCCCTGGAGGTCAGTTCACCTTTACCTGGAATTGGGCGGCCTTTGCCTTTGGCTTCTGGTGGTTTCTCTACCGGAAGATGTATCTCTGGGCCCTGGTGGCCTTTCTTCTCAGCAACATCCTGGGCTCAATCTTCTTTTTTCATGGGCCTCTGGGGGTTCTTTTTATCCACCTAGGCTATGGAGTTTTAGGTAATTATCTCTACTTCCGTCATGTCCGCTCCAAGGTCGCCGAGGCGGCCATGAACATTCCCGAAAGAGAGAAGCTTATTGCCTATCTGGCCCGCACCGGGGGGACAAACAATTGGGTGGTCTGGCTGGGGCTGATACTTACCGGGCTCCTTCTTTTGGGGCTCATCCTTACGGCCTTGGGGGTGGTAAAGATTTTTCTGCCCTGGTTGATGGGCCCCTCACATCATTATCGAGGCCCATGGATTTAG